The Anopheles maculipalpis chromosome 3RL, idAnoMacuDA_375_x, whole genome shotgun sequence genomic sequence GCACGGCACAATTGCGCGCTGCTGGATCGCAGACGGTTTCTCGAAACCGTATGCGTAGATACCGCGAAGAAGCTCTTCACGCAGACCCATCTGGTCGAAGTTGTCATACGACTCGTTCCAGTTCGACTCGATAACGCCGTCTGGGTTCATACCGGCGGGTCCATCGTGCGATTGTTGCTCCTGGCGGTTATCATCCATCTGCATTCATTCCGTTTTCAACAGCAAGGGTGCCCGATGGttccgaaaaagaaaagatcgaTTTTATTTAGTAATTCGGTTACGATTGttgctctctccctccctccaTTTacgatttaatttcttttcctatAAAAACGTTCCATAACTTTTTACACAGTCTTTTTCACTATTACACTTTATGTTATCTGTGTCTGTGCCTTACGTTTGCCAActaatttgttttccaattttatcCAAACGAAAAGTGCCAATTCTCAAAAGTATAGGTGACACTTTTTAACAATTCACCGGTACAGTTTTCTTTGGCTACTAAGTTGTGCAcgattttatgtgttttggttttgcttgccACAGCAAATTAATGTCCTTCAAACGCACAATCATTAAAATGTAGAAACTTGAAGATTGCGTGAAAGAGAAAGCACCGGCCCACGTTTAGCCTCCTTTACAGCGCATGGGATGACTGTATATTTCATTTATAATCCACGTTTGAGACATTCTACTCATATTTAGCACAGTCAGGGAGTTGTAACGGCTTAAAGGACACCATCAATGAATACATCGACCTTGACAATAGTAAAACCTAAGGTGTTGTAAATCGCCATTGTGCCTTTCCTCTCtgcttgatttgttttgcaaatgtgCAAATCAAGAGAaatttaatgatgatgatgatccaaCCTCATCCCCCTACATAGGTTCGAAGTTATGTTAAAGATGCTTTaaggtttattatttttcatgttCAGCAAAGCTTCAATCGTCACACATTTCTGGAAGCGGCGTTGACTCCATGCAGCACAAACTACGCGTCCGCCGCTCATGATGACGTATTATTTATTGTACCGTGGTTCGAATGAGTAAGCGCACAGAGGAGCTGTCTCTTGCTGCTATGGATAAAATCACTAAATTTTCAATTGCTTCTAATTCATCAGTAATGACAATATTCTTCGTAGATTTACATTACATTTACACCCTTAGCTATATCCGTATTTCGCGTCACCGAGACGGGGAATCGTCGAATTCCATTTCAAAAGTtatcaaaattgcacatcaaCACGCAATTCTTTGCACTAGTGGgatgtttaatttctttatctaaaaagaaatattcatTACACCCACCGAGAGTTGTACACAAACTTGACTGCGTGTGTTTAAAATACCTTTTTTACAACAAGAAAACTATTACAAAATCTCTTTTCGCGTGCTGTTAACTTCGTTCTGTCAAAGTTGTCTAAGCATGGCAAAGCCACGAAGATACGGAATAGCTTTTCTACCATGACTCAAACCAGAGCGAAAGagtgcaagagagagagagagtgagaaagagcaaaaaagagaTGCATTGCTCCATTGAAATGGATCGAGAACACCtgctttctctttcgcactacGGGTTTGTCGTATCAAAATACCGGCCGGGGAACCAACATCCGTCTATATACCTCACTAGCTGTCACTTTTGTAGCACAATCTCTATCTCTTTTGCTCGTTCTTTTCTACATCTTTCGTTTCGCTTCTTTACATGACCAGGCCTGGTTTCTTCGTCGTGCTCAAAGATTATTCCCCGTGATGATTTTTAGTAACACACGAACAAAGTTTTCACaattttgcaaattatttttccagTTCGATGtgctagaaaaaaatattcgtgAACTGGCATACCAAAAGCACTATCTGCTTGAATATGTATGAGTCACAAGCCAAACATACGGGAAATGCGGTCACTATTGTACATTTCTTCCATCTGACCAATGGAAACGACGATGACTAACCCGGACCTCCTTACACTGCAGTGATGCTTTATCGGCCTGCCTTGCCTAGCAACGTGACCGAAATGAATCCTATTCCAAGGAACTATTTCCACTAGAAAAATAAACTGGGGAATCCGTTATAAAAAGATATAAACTAGCGCTTGATACAATGCATTTCTGCCAGTTGAGGCTATATGATAGTTACATCTGCAGTCTCTTGTAACCATACTACCATTATTGTCAAGAAAGAATATACTTGTCTAGCTGGTTAAAAAATTACTGTATCGAAAAGCCTCGTCTCCGCCACACAGTACTactctgctgctggtgatgacAATGACCTCGAAAACGGTGACTTAACGTTCGCTCCGAAATAATCCAAccttcccaaaaacaaaactctacaATATGTTAAACTACAGTACGGTACACAACATATGCACCAGTAATTCCTCGATAACggtacataaaaaaatcaacgatGATGACTGCACCAGCATGGAGAGGCTCTATTCTCCCCCCGGACCAGAAACAAAGCCATCCGACTCGAATGAATCGTAACTTTCCATCGTTTGTTCTCTGTTTTACACTGCACCACGGGTCTATTGTTCTGTCTCGCTTCTGCTACCAGCGCTGATTGTACCATCCAGCAAAACCTAACCTCACAAAATGCTGTTCGTTCCATCGAAACGGGGTCGGTATGCTGCCGTTGCTCTTTCTGGACTCCCGTTGTCTACGACATCGTTTAAACagcactttttttgtttattaacgTATTTGAGTTATGTTTCTGAGACACAATTTGCTGAGGATGTATCCTGCTGCCTTCTTGTTGGTGGTGCACCGTTGTCACTTCAATGGCCGTCGACTACGAAGGCTTGCAACGAGTAATTTCTAATGTCATTATCAAATCAAGCTGGTGGGCAATACGCGATCGTGAAAAGCGCTAAAATTAGCGTTCGGccgtatcatcatcagcttgtCTCATTCCCAAAGCCCAAAGGACAATCGCGATATGTAACAAAGGAAAACACGATGATCGTGCGTGATGATATTGAACCGTGTGAGCTGATGCACAATAGGCCGTAgctcatttgttcttttgtgaAAGGCGGACAAATTCTTAACAAACAGCCTTAAAACCTGTTACCGCTGCTTGTACGCTACCCCTGCATAGCACCAAAGAATTATTTCTCGGTACGTATATATTTCATGCATTTGGACCATTCTCCCACCAGTGCGCACTGCAACTGCGCCCTATTGGAAGGCAGGCGCTGGAAGCTAGAATAAAAAGTCACATTATTCGCAAGCGATTCGATTGTACGGCGGGGTTGGGCACGTAGTTGCCGATAACGATACATCCGCCAAAAGTTTAATGCACCGCTTTCTAGCCGCCTTAAAATGTGATCCGAAATCTACGATTCCGCCGAAGTCCAAACGTGTGCGGGAGAGGATGGGAGCAGTTAGCCGTCTTCCAGAAACACGGAAAGACCAGGCGCAATGACAGCGCCGCGTTTGCATGGTGCCTTCGCGGCGCTTGCTCGCCCGCCCCGTTTCGTTGGGAGGCATAATCTTACAATTGCGATTTTAACGCTTAAATCACCGATATTTCGTTCGTATTCGTATTGCTGCCGATTGGCGCTGGTTTCCTCTCACTTTTGCTACACTTTTCGACCCAATTTCACCCGTTTTACACGTACGTTTTCACGATTGAAGTTTGGCACTTTTATACACGTGCTGAATTGGATTTTTATAAACCAAGCGAAAGGTCGCCATATTGTCAGATTTGCAGCAAGAAGCGGTCGGCAAGCAGCTTTTAGGCGCGAGGGGTGGGGATAGGTGCGAGAAATGGCGAAATACAGGTGGCTCTTTTCGCTCGTGTCGGGCGAAAAGGGATAATTTCGCCGAAACCGCGCGTTTGACGTTTCCTTTGACAATTGAGGAACGGGATTTCGTTCCAAATTATAgcacaattaaattaaataattatttgcattttaaattaaatttacacaATATATTTGAGCTACCATTTCATGTGTGGgatacacataaaaaaaagaatttttcaaacatcaaacagatCGTATATTCGCATATTCAACGTCAATTTCCAATCACCAAGCAAACAGTGATTTCCTCCAGTcatattttttgcaaattaGCCTTGGgacgaattttgaaattaaatattttaaacatggAGTGTCGAGACTTTGTTTCCCGCGAACCTTATCGCTCCGAAAAGGAATTGCTGAAGTCtatcaaaaagaaacaaaaatattcactGGAAAACAATCTTTCCAACTGCAAAGCGCTTTTGCGTCGGCAGGTCGGAAGAAATGGCGATAATTTGTAGGTATTCGTGTAATATGgaatatatttttgagattatcTCTTCCTGTACTATTTCTTCTGCTTACAGATATGATTTGCTGACACGTTTAGTCTCTAATTTACTCGATACAACACCACCTGACGCAGTTGATCATTTTGAAGAGTATTGCCGATTATCCAAAATCGATTTCCTTTCTCCGGACCGCCGATTCTTGCATTCTTTCGAGCAGCACAAAAAGAACGATTGTACAGTGCAGAAGCAAGCACTATTGGCTAAAAAAACTCTGACCGCTTTAGCGGCGGTTGAAAACGAAAATGTTTGCTATCATTCGAAGCTTCGTCTCTTCGTTCAAAATGGTTTAAATACGATGGGCTTGGATCTCCCGCGCGGATATGATTACTTTATCAGCGCACAAATTGCGCAAACCCTTCGCAATAATCCAAATGCTACGTCGTGTGAGTTCTGGGGCATTGTGAGAACGATGACTAGTGCTTATTACGTACTGGAGGCGAATCTTCGCGACAAAAGTGTTGAATATTGCCAGTATCAGGGTGTGATAGGAAAGCATCCGGAAATTATAACCGACATCATTGACACGGTACTCGAAAAGACTCTACATCAAACAAGGTCGCTAAGCATTTTGCCAAAGCTGACGGCTGAGTCATTGGAAAATTTGGCACAAACGATGGTGAATGAACTACTCGCAAAACTGCAGCTGGTGGataaagaaattgaagagcaATACTGTCGTCTCGACATTGCTTCCCTGCTTACCGTGTTGATTGAGCGTTTGCCATGTATTTCCTCCGCAGGCTCATCGGAAGAGTCTTTCTCCGCGATGCTAACCGATCCTTGCGCCTCTTCACGCTCGTCCGTACAGTCTACTGCATCAATGCTGCGCATTCGACTCGAACGCATACAGCTTGAAACACGACTAAACAGTCGAAAGTATTGGGTGTGTGAAAATCCACGCACCAAACCGTGGCAAGAACTACCAGACACTTCCCTAGAGCAGCTAGAAGCTAGCGAAGGGTTACGAATATTTTTGCGCGGCAATTTGGAAGCATCGGTTCCACATATTGTAAAGAAATTCTACGGTGTGGAGAAAAATTTATTGCGTGCAATAATATGTAAAATCAGCTCTCATCGCGATTGCCACATCGATGGCTCGGAGACAAACATTTCACTTGTCCGGTGCCTTTcgggaatgtattttttcgGGACCGGTTATAGCCAGGAGTTGCTGCAGGAACGAGCCGAGCGTTGGTGCGAACGGAAGGAACAAGGCATGCAGTACTGGCAATCGGAAACGTGGCCTGGACTCTGTACATTCAACGATGGAGAACAGTTTCGTTGTTATTACAGTGGATGGGGTATGGAAAGGGGAAACAATTGGTACTGTCCGATTGTGCGAGTACCGAAAATGGCTTGCGAGTACGAAGATACCCCGGCACGAAACAGTGACATCTCACAGCGCAgcaatgaagaaaataatattgGCGATGtactttcaaaaatatcttccAGAGACTCTTTAGAATGAttcaaattctttttttatatgcaAAATTAGAATGAACGGAAATAAATGCACCTGaacaaccagcaaaaaaaataaaagttatgCAAACCGCTTTGTTAAATTTGCCGCGAAAACGAAATGACAGCTACAGCAGCGGCGGTTCAGATTGTGCAAATAGCGCCCTTTTTGACGTGTTGTCAGTTGATAAACGGGACGCGgctttgtttacacttttttcCAGTGTTGAGCCGCAAGGATACTGAAAAGAAAATCCGCTTGCTTCAGtagcacaaaaagaaaaacagctgCTGGTGCTCTCCCACGGCGGGAGGAATGGGTGTTACTTCCGGTTCATACTTCCTCCCCAATCGCAGTTCGATCAGAAACCAATAAATCAAGGGGAGAAGATTAATGATGGTACAGCCGACCGTAATCACGCCACCCTTACCATCGCCAACAGCAATAATAACGTCGGACGAAAAGATGCAAAAAATCGATCGTAATATTGTGTTTCAGCTGGACAACCGTGAACGAGGCTACCGGACGCGACGGATACGACGGATTGGGTCGATAATGGCGCCAACAACGACGCTCATCAGCGCTGGCTGTGGCGAGCAAACGTTTCGCCAGCTTGCGATTGAGTTGGCCGAGCTAGGATTACTTGAGCGATTGAAAACGAGTAATCTCTGTGAGGTAAAAAGCAATGGAAGATAGTGAAGTTGGAACCGCTTTTAATTGCTTCTCCGGGTTTCTTTATATCATCTAGCCAATCGATGATCTGGCCAGCGAGACGGAGTCCGTGTTTAATATCGAACAAAGCCATAATGGGTATGTATGTCACGGAGATTCGGTGGGCCTGTTCGCTTATATCATATTCTATTCACTTTCCCCAGACGCCTGACGGCCACCGTGCAGACCAACAGAAGTGTTAATGTGTTTAAAACGACATCGATGCAAAAAGTTGGTAAGTAGGTAAAGGCTTAAACCCACGGCACACGATTCGAGATTTCAAAAAGGTTTCGGCTGAAAGGGGCGGGATTGCCGAAAACTTTAAGGCCGCGCGACTCAAGAGATTTCAGGATCAATCTGGCTTTGAGatcgctttttgagaacctggcGCGTACACAACCTACACTCACGGGTCAAAGGAGAAGGAACTGAAATcgcaattttaagatttatttttctcatcgATTTCACCAGTTTTAAATTTCCCGTAGACCGgggaattaaaattaaagcatttccctttaatgatttgtttgctttccagcAAAATATCCCACTGGCGATCGATCCGTCTGGACGCTGGCATTCCACCCAACAAACGAGAACATTATCGCGTTCGGTACGCTCGGTGGTGCCGTATCGGTGTACGTGGACAATCGGCTTGCGGGCACACTGAACGAACCGGAACCGATCGGCTCGTTGTGCTTTCATCCGACGCTGAACTATCTGCTGCTAACCAGCATGAACGAAGTCATCTTTTGGGATTGGAACAACAACACCACGTACACGACCGGCATGTACAGCGATTGCAAGTGTCGGTTCCTGCACGTAACGCAGGATTTGCGACTAATTACCGGGATAACGCAAACGCGAACCCATCTGATGGCGGGCGTGGGCAAAAACGTGGAAGAGGTTGAACCGGAGTATCTGATGGTTTCATTCCTGCGCAGCGTTAGCCTAATGTTGGATAAGCTCGAGCTAACGCTGTCAACGCATGTTGACTATCTGCTACAGCTGGAAATGAATAAGCAGTGCCTTATCTGGATACATCTGCTGCAAACGATTAACCGAAAGCGGGGTGAAGTACGATGCTGTCCGACGGTTGGTCCTGCGGATAAGTGTACGGTAAGAATGTTCCCAGCGAATGAATCATCCTTTTCAACCCAGACTGATTCTAAAGCTATCATTTGTTTTACAGAAGTCAAATCTCAACCTCACACTCATGTCGTTGATCCGGAAGATAGATGCGCTGGAGGGTCGTCTGCTTTCGCACAACACGTGCAACACATCCCTCTGTATCACGCCCGTAATCAGTCAGCGGTTGTGGTCTCCGGGGGCTGTGCTCTTAACACAACCATTGATCTACTTCAGAAACATATGCCAAAATTACATTTGCCAAGGCCATAGAAGCTACATAAAGTAAGCACGAATTGCTCGACTCGAACTTTCGACCATCGTTATCTTAAgcgaatcttttttttctctctcgtagATATGTATTCGATCTCAGCCTGGTGGGTGAACTGCTGCGCAAAGTGTGTCGTATGCTGTATACTCTCGCCCCGTCAGAACTACCAGATACTTGGGACTATATTTCCCAGCTGTACGGAGCACCTTTGTCGCCTGAAAAACACTGCATCTTGCAAGCTTGGGACCTAGAATCGTTCCAGGGCGATGTGGATGATTTACCTGATTTTAAGGAAGGTATGTACAATAACAGAGGCAcgaatgtttgctgttttccgttttccttaAATGGTCATTTATCTGGTTTTCAGATTGGAAAAATGTGATAACTATCTGTCTGATCAACAACGATTCGAACGTTGCCATCTCACAGTGCGAACAGTTTATCGCTTCCGTACGGTTTCGCTCCGTGAATGAAATGGGTaagttaaaattgaaaatttaaaaccgattttggtttcctttcatttcgttgaatgttttacttttttcttacaCAGAAATTAGAAGCCTTCGACGGGACAACTTTGGCGAATTGATCTATGCATTCAAGTTTACTGCCAGCTTCGTATCACTTTCCTTCTCACCATCCGGTCGGTACGTTGCCGTTGGTTTGCGGTGCCGCCGAAACCTCAAATACGCATACATTCTCGATAAGGAGACTCGCTGGCGGATAGGCGTCGGGTTGAACGTTCCGAACGATACGACCGAAGGTTTGGATATCGAAACAGTGTCGCAGAACGGTACGTTGAGTGGAGTGCTTGGCACGAAACACAATTGATAGTGACCATTCtggttccgtttttgtttttgttttttgttttgcagatcGTGTAGGAATTAGACTGTGTCTACCACTCGATCCGGAAGACTACCTGGAGATCAACTGCATCAAATGGGCATCCCTACCGGGGTATGGTCTTTTGCTCGGATTGAAATCGAATTTCATTCAAGTCTGCCGGTAGTGTTCCAGCAACAGCTACAGTGAGTAGAAATGGGGAATAGGAAGGGAAGGTTGGTCGTGGAGGGATGGGTGAAGAAGCAACAcaacataacaaaaatatcCTCTTATTATGTAAGACGCACTCATATGATACTCAAACTCTGATCGGTCGATCAGCACTAGTAACGGTACACAAAGATATGAACCATTTTCACGATTTAAAGAAATGTATAATAAACCAAGCTGCGGGTCGGAGATTTCTACAATCCGGTctctaaaagaaaacaaagcccTGTCCTGATCGCACGCTAGACTTGCATCCGATAGAAGAAAACATTACATCGTTACCGATTGATTTCGAGAAGCCGTGGTCTTCCGTTCGCCCATGATCCGATGAAAAAATTTAGGTTGGATCATCTGCTGAATTTATCGTTGTGAATCTTGGATTCATGGATCAGTGCACCTTTCTTGTACATACACCTGAAGTGGAGTAGATGCAAGAGATACCGTACCAGACACATAAGATAGATGAGAGTAGCACTACAATAGCCACCATGACAATGACGAAGTGCTCTTGCCATCcttggacgaagtcatcagtgccatcagacaacagaaatgcaacaaatcagtAAGCAGCGACACCGAGCGTGCTGGAAATGTATGCCGTTTTCAAGAATCTGATGATTATAAGGAGATCGGACCAGAAAAAACTACCAGGTGAATGCAAAGTGGATGTCATTCACGT encodes the following:
- the LOC126564492 gene encoding uncharacterized protein LOC126564492; its protein translation is MECRDFVSREPYRSEKELLKSIKKKQKYSLENNLSNCKALLRRQVGRNGDNLYDLLTRLVSNLLDTTPPDAVDHFEEYCRLSKIDFLSPDRRFLHSFEQHKKNDCTVQKQALLAKKTLTALAAVENENVCYHSKLRLFVQNGLNTMGLDLPRGYDYFISAQIAQTLRNNPNATSCEFWGIVRTMTSAYYVLEANLRDKSVEYCQYQGVIGKHPEIITDIIDTVLEKTLHQTRSLSILPKLTAESLENLAQTMVNELLAKLQLVDKEIEEQYCRLDIASLLTVLIERLPCISSAGSSEESFSAMLTDPCASSRSSVQSTASMLRIRLERIQLETRLNSRKYWVCENPRTKPWQELPDTSLEQLEASEGLRIFLRGNLEASVPHIVKKFYGVEKNLLRAIICKISSHRDCHIDGSETNISLVRCLSGMYFFGTGYSQELLQERAERWCERKEQGMQYWQSETWPGLCTFNDGEQFRCYYSGWGMERGNNWYCPIVRVPKMACEYEDTPARNSDISQRSNEENNIGDVLSKISSRDSLE
- the LOC126564309 gene encoding uncharacterized protein LOC126564309, translating into MMVQPTVITPPLPSPTAIITSDEKMQKIDRNIVFQLDNRERGYRTRRIRRIGSIMAPTTTLISAGCGEQTFRQLAIELAELGLLERLKTSNLCEPIDDLASETESVFNIEQSHNGRLTATVQTNRSVNVFKTTSMQKVAKYPTGDRSVWTLAFHPTNENIIAFGTLGGAVSVYVDNRLAGTLNEPEPIGSLCFHPTLNYLLLTSMNEVIFWDWNNNTTYTTGMYSDCKCRFLHVTQDLRLITGITQTRTHLMAGVGKNVEEVEPEYLMVSFLRSVSLMLDKLELTLSTHVDYLLQLEMNKQCLIWIHLLQTINRKRGEVRCCPTVGPADKCTKSNLNLTLMSLIRKIDALEGRLLSHNTCNTSLCITPVISQRLWSPGAVLLTQPLIYFRNICQNYICQGHRSYIKYVFDLSLVGELLRKVCRMLYTLAPSELPDTWDYISQLYGAPLSPEKHCILQAWDLESFQGDVDDLPDFKEDWKNVITICLINNDSNVAISQCEQFIASVRFRSVNEMEIRSLRRDNFGELIYAFKFTASFVSLSFSPSGRYVAVGLRCRRNLKYAYILDKETRWRIGVGLNVPNDTTEGLDIETVSQNDRVGIRLCLPLDPEDYLEINCIKWASLPGYGLLLGLKSNFIQVCR